AGCTCTATGGCCCTGACTCTCCTACTACTTGCACTCACTGACAAATCCTTCCCTTTATCATCATTCATTTTCATAGAACTGCCTGGGGTCCTCCCTAGTACACTGATGGGCCGTTCTATTTTAATGCTAAAAACATCCTGCTGGCTGGCAGGGGTAAATCCTAAAGCAGCCATAAGAAATAAGCTTCAGGTGTAGCAGAATATTTAACCAGCTCAGTTACTTTGGTGATTAAGGAAAGCTGCAATGCTCTTGCTATGGCAGCAAACTGAACAGGCAGGCAATCAATGCCGCATTTCTGTTCGACTATTTACTCCACACTGAGACTGACATTAACTTTATATAGTTGATTATGTACGACTAGTGAACACTATATAAAGGCCCAGTGAACTGCAAGTTAAATGAACTAATCAAAAATGTTTCAACAGCCACAAATAACATGTTTAGCGACGTGACATTAGCTAGCAAGCTAACGTGGCAAACGATACTCTATCACTACTCTGCTTAGATAACGTTAGCATCAGCAACTAAAGGATGACCGACGGAAGATTCAACAGCACATCCTTATTTGGGGAGAGGACTATACTTAGGTCTAGACTTATTAAAACATGGCCGAATGTGTCACTGTCAATGTGGGCATACTCTTTTGGtcaaataaaactttttttttttttactattcgGTAGCTACAATATGCACTTACCAAATCCGGATCCACAACATTACTATCAATGTGTGTGGACAATAATTGGACTTTTTAAAAGAAGTggtaatattttaattatttattgaaagaaaacagcatACTTCTGAACTTCTCATGAATAACATGATGTAAAAGGGAAGTTATTACATTATCAAAAGATTACTCCTttaacttaaataaaaaatattataagCTTGACAATGAATCTACGTCTCCTTTGGATAAATCCAACTGAATAACAGCTATTTCAATTCTCTTAAGAACAGTTAGTTTGTATAACAACTAGGGCTGCATCTATTGATCATTTTTGAAGTtgagtattctaccgaatatttcagcacttactcgagtaatcggataaaactgacttttgtatttttaaacaataatactattgtgtaatgcatgacagaaacgacaggttaccttgaaatgatgtTACCTTGCTCCGCTGGGTGAGCCActctggttcacaactggatgctttctgttcagatgttgaagcattgacggTGCTGTTGTGGTACACCAGTTccactttacaatacacacactgtaccTTGTTGttatcttttttaagtttgaaatgatcccaaactttgaacgatttctgccttttacggacaGTTTCGCTCTCTGCCAGCACCGACTTTTGACACGGAAATGcttgtgcaacagtgattatggtccgtatggaacaatgatccctaggcggagcaggtccgataacgcaAGTGATAGTAATCAAAcgaatccatccatccatccatccatccatattctatacccgctttttcctgaaagccagggtcacggggatctgctggagcctatcccagctctctctcgggtgaaaggcaggggtacacactggacaggtaATCAAACGAATCCTCCAGGCAAATTACAAATTTTTTGGTAATCGAACTCATCGATTTCCTCGAATATTCCTTGCGGCCTACAACGAAGGTTAAACACAAAATCTTGGTGCTCCTTTTTTTTAAGAGTCCATTCTTAATGAAAATATAGAACTGTAAAGGTCTTCCAATTAAGtgtctctttaaaaaaatccaagaAGTCctttaaaagagaaataaaacaacactagAAAaagttatattatatatataatataacgTTATAACGTTCCTAACGTTACTCATCTCTCATGAAACTAGGAAACACGCTTTACCAACTTATACAGCACAACttattcattttcagttcatttaaagTGACAACTCGCTTTCTAACCACAGAAGAAACATTAACCAACTCAAACTTCTCACAAAAGTCCGCTTAACAGCTAACTAACTTTAATTGGCGATTAGCTTAATTCGCAACTAGcgtttagcatgctaatattaATTTGATTGTTAAAACATTACCATATGACAGAAAACGTTACACATGTCAACTATGACTGCTCACCTAACCGAAGAATGTCATACAAGCAGGTTATTTAAGGCTGTGAGTACAGAAAGTAGgcagctaactagctagctagctagctctCACAGGTTCACTATAACACAGCCCAAACTGGTCCGAGCTCGCACTGTCTCATGCCAGTGTATTTGTGCACGAATGGACTGTCGCAAAAGCCACAAAACGTAGCTGTGGTAATTCTTCAGGGGCAATACACAAAGGCTGTTTCCCAATTCAGGAGTCGCATCCTTTGAAAGACTACAAAAGGACTACAGAGGCGCAGTTTACGTAGCCATTATAACCCGCGTAGGCCGAGTAAAGCCGAAACAAAATAACTGTACTGTAGTACAGTACTGTTgtctcctatagatctctctgaatttacatcagtagttgcttcatcgaaatcatcaacgtgtctcttggaccccatcccgactagactgcttaaaggcaccctgccattaatgaactcatctttattggacttggtaaatttatctctagtatcaggctacgtaccacaggcctttaagactgcagtaatcaaacctttactcaaaaagcctagtcttgatccaggtgtcttggctaattacagaccaatatccaacctgccatttatttctaaaatcctagaaaaagctgttgctaagcagctatcagaccacttacacaggaatgaactatttgaagatttccaatcaggatttagagcacatcatagtacagaaacagcactgttgaaagttaccaacgatcttctcttagcctcagataatggacttgtttcgatacttgtcctcctagaccttagtgcagcattcgacaccattgaccacaacatcttattacagagactggagcatgtgattggtatcagaggaacagcgttaaagtggttccaatcctatttatcggacagattccagtttgttcatgtccatgatgaaccttccacacgaacaaaagttagttatggagttccacaaggttctgtgctaggaccgattctgttcaccctgtacatgcttcctttaggatatatcattaggaagcactctattaattaccactgctatgcggatgacactcagttatatctatctattaaacctgttaacacaaaccagttaaccagacttcaagcctgtctaactgacataaaggcttggatgaccagtaactttttacttttaaactcggagaaaacagaagtcattatatttgggcctaaaaatctcagaaataacttttctaaaattatagctactctagatggcatagccctggcctccagcactactgtaaaaaaccttggagttatttttgaccaggacatgtcctttaactcacacataaaacaaatttctagaactgcattctttcacctgcgcaacatttccaaaattaggaacatcctgtctcaaaatgatgcagaaaaactagtccatgcgtttgtttcctcaaggctagattactgtaactcattactatctggatgtcctaatatcttaataaaaagcctccaattaatccagaatgccgcagccagagtcctgacaggaactagcaagagagatcatatttctcctatattggcttctcttcattggctccctgtaaaatatagaatagaatttaaaatccttcttctcacatacaaatcccttcataatcaagctccttcataccttaaagacctcatagtaccatattatcccaatagaccacttcgctctcagagtgcaggcctacttgtggttcccagagttctcaaaagcagaatgggaggcagagcctttagctatcaagctcctctcctgtggaaccagctctcagcctgggttcaggaggcagacactctctgtacttttaaggctagacttaaaaccttcctctttgacaaagcatatagttagggctggcttctggcatcccttagttagttatggtgctataggcctagactgcccgaggaccattggtgcactgagctcccctaccctacccccccccccccccccccccccttctctcccacctcatgtatattccaccattgaatgttactaaccttgtgctctctccctccctctctctctctctctctctgtaccttctgcaggtgtccctggtcctggagctgtttatcgctgatgtgcagttactggccccaccaacttgcagtgtctatttgttgtttattgttgctgttcttttctctctgctctatccactcaccccaaccggtcgaggcagatggccgcccaaactgagcctggttctgctggaggtttttttcttccgttaaagggagttttttcctctccactgtcgccaagtgcttgctcataagggaattgttgggtttttagttttagtttttgtaaagtgccttgagatgatttgtattgtgatttggcgctatacaaataaaattgaattgaaattgaatagTATAACTGTTCCCGCCTCTAACACTAACGCTACCACTGAGTTACGAAGCGGCGCTCCTGTCGCCTAGCAACGCTGACAGCTGGCAGTTGGAACACAGCTGGACAACCATGGCCTGCTGATAAAATGTATTAACATTATTGATAATGATGGAGCCACAAATGAGATTATTAAGACATATGTATCCTTTATCATTACACTGGGCcccagtagtgtgtgtgtgtgtgtgtgtgtctgcagctaaTGAAAAGTTAAGTTTAAGCTGGCTAAACTCACTTGCTTGTACCCTGAGTGGATTTAATGAAGGAATGCAGTGTCCTTTAGGATAAATAGGATTTATGATACCATTGATACCATTTCTtgagagagaaatagagaatTTTGTATGGTGTTCCCAAAGGGAAATACTGCTGTGGGCATCACGTGGGCTTACCCACAGTGGACCCATATGTTTCCTGGGATGGAGCTTGTCAActatatttaaattcaatttatgACACTACAGACTGTCTCTGACTACcattattacatattacatatattttcaGGTCAGAACAGTCCATAGAAATACTTTGTATTTGCctatacacacatttatatactatatatatactaCACTTATTTACTTTTGATTTCCCACATATCATTTGTCCATTTAGACCAAGGTCATTGCtatgattatttttcttttctgtgtttttttttaacatttcattctgttttgttGCTCGTTTCTTGCTGCTGTTGATTTCATTATATGTCCCCACAGCACCCTTATGTGGACAGTTTGCTTTCACTGCTTCTGCTTTCATTCCATTATTGATTCATTgtcagaactttttttttgttgttgttgtagctACAAAACATTTACCTGCAGGGCAGAACCAAAGGGTAAACCTGTGAGACACTCTTTTCTTGTCTATGTGGCACATCTATCAGGCTTAACCCATTAATTCTTCCATCGTGTCTATTGATCACTTAAGAAATGTTATGCTTGTTGTATTCAATCATGTGTAATTTAACTTTGACTTTAAAGCTCATTTGATTGGATTTAATCCTGTTTTGTAATGAAATAGCCCCAAGTGACAATACACTTTGAGAAAAGCTCATTTAGTGTCAAGGCACTCAGCCACATGGTTCTGAGTAACAGCATAGTAAATACACTTTTGGGGGTTTATACTCATTCATTAAATTAACTTCTCACACAACTGTTTCTCATTTGTCAGAGCACAACCTCTTTACATGTACTAATACTAGCTTTATTTTTATGGGTCCTTTCTAAACACAGTTACAAAACATTTGATTATAGAGATACCTAGACAAAAAGGTTTAGAAAAGGCAACATAAACAAAAGACAACAGACACTGATAGTAGGTAGGATAACTGAAATATTGAACCATAATCTCTccctcatattttttaaaacttcttTGTAAATATCAGAATTTCTTTGTCATACTACTAACcacattttaatcatttatcaTACCTAGCAGCTGCTGTAACACTGActgaaaaatatactgtataagaaTCACAGTTATAAGAGAaaattatacagtattttattgtaaacgcaaagctttagaaatgatCTGTTTGTCACTCACATTTAGTAGATAAAAGCTTTGAAAGAAATAAGCAATGAGAATCAACTGCTACAGGCCACAACTCTACAATTTACTAAACATGACCCTGGAtctttcatcttgtttttctaACTGGAAGGTAAAGAACGTGGCACCATCTTCAGCTTGATGGGCCGTTTTGGCATTATGAAACCCTGAATGTCCATCTCCAAGGGCACCTGGGAGGAAATTacatatgaagaaaaacaaagtgtgaaCAAAATCAACTATGCACAAACTGAGCATTGTTACTTCAAATCAACAAACAACTGTTATTATCAAATAAGATTGAAAGCTCATACAAATAACATAGTTTATTAAGTGTGATATGTAACATTTTAGGACAGTTTCCAAATATTAAAGGTGTAAAATCAATGTGCAGTGTCAGGTAGTGACTTTTGATCTTTTGACTGTTGACATGAATCTAATTATGTTATGTAACCCTTAGTCTTGCTGTCAGACTAACCATGAGTAACATTTGGACAGATTTACTCATACACCATAGAAAGCAATTATAAAGTGTGAGCAGATGACATCTGTGGTCTCACCTCTGTCtcctcacacacagagaaactgtATCTCTGGAGGATCTCCACCATTGCAAGTTTAATTATTTCTAGAGCAAATCGCATCCCAATGCAGTTCCTGGGCCCTGCTCCGAATGGCATGTATGTGTATGGATCAATATTCGCCTTGTTTTCTTTGCTGAACCTgagtatatatacacacacatattaataACAGAGATAATGCAATGACCTGCAGAGCTCAAGTCTTCTCTGTGGgaggtttttcatttattagctGCTTTGGGAAACCTAAACATACAAATCCTTCCTTTACCTCTCTGGTTTGAACTCGTCGGGTTCGGGCCACAGGTCAGGGTTTCGGTGTATGGGCCATGTGGGGACCATGACAACCATGTCTTTTGGAATCACAACGCCATTGATTTCCACAGTTGCCTTGGCCACACGCTCCAGACGTGGGGCAATGGGATACAGCCGGAGAGACTCATTGACGACACTGTCTAGATACTGCATCTGCATCAGCGGCTGGTACTCAATAGGagcctgcacaaacacagacacttacATATACATAACCATAAGGAATCCTTGCTCTTGGCACTGGGGAAAAGACCACCTTCTCAAATCTGGCTACGTTAGGACCTACCACGATGCTGGAATGGATCTGAGATTACTAATATACCTGTAAAGTATAATATATAACAGCTGCATTTGTGTGACTTCAAATTGCTAAATAAAATCTTGTAGAAGCACCATATCTTAATCATAATCTGAACATTTCAGCAGTCCATTGAATAGCTGGTTAAACTGATGATAGGAAACATGACCCTAAATTCTTAGTCTGTTGCAAATTTCTATGCTAACACATTAGCCATAGCAACTTAATAAGCTAAGTGTTAATTCCTTTGACCCCATGTGGCTTACAACCAATGATGGCAGTGTTCATTACTTTGCTACCTGGATTGTTTTGTCCTCTCCTATGTCCAACACACCTTGTTAGGGAAGGTGGAGTCaatctcctcctgcagctctttcatGACATGAGGGTTTGTCGCCAGATTGTAAGCCAAGAAACATAGAGAGCTGCTGCTTGTTTCATATCCAGCAAAGATGAAAATCATAGCTTGAGAAAGGATCTCATGATCATTCAAACCTGATGAGACAGGAATGAGTTAAGACTTCGAATGGTTTGcattgtgcttttgtgtgcatgtacatgtgtaacTGTGTGGCATATGTTATCCACCTTTATCTTGATTTCCTTCGTTGCTTTTCTGGGAGTCCATCATCAGCTGAAGGAAATCCACTCGACTCTGAAAGTATGAACAACTATGATTATATCACTGAATCTACAAATACAGTCTATGTACATACACATATGTGCAGCCATACCGTTTGCTTGCTAGTCTCACGATTAGATTTGATTTTCTTCAGTGCAGTATAAAAGAAGTCTGTCACAGTGCTAGGGAATAAAGAAAACTCCAGCTTCTCCAGTATAGGACCCAAGAAGGGGAAGAAGGCTGCAATTAGAGAGATAGCAACAAAGTGATCAGAGATAGAAGAATTACAGCAACTGTGCTGACTAAACATTCATCTTAAGTTAATTAGCAGCTACAAAAGTTAAACTAATACTGTACCAACAAGGAGGAAGAGTGGGTTTAACAGGTCAAACTTCAGCATCTTCTTGATGTTAGTGACAAAGGGATCTGAGGGGTTGTTGAGCGAGTCTATGTCCACACTGAAGGATGTGCTGGTTACTACATCCATACTGTAGGGTCCAAAGAACCTAAACCACCAAAGAACATAAACTCATCAGATATATTTATCTTTTCAGATTGATGCATTTTCTGGAATTGGTTAAATTATAGTAGTATTTTGGAATACTGTGTTCTTACTCCTTCAGCTCTAAGGGCTCATCCTTGTCGGCCTTCTTTTTCATGCTGCTGATCAGGTTAGCAGAGTGGTGCTTCATTATGTCAAACATCtgaagcacagacagacatagatgGAGAAGACATTAATACACAACCTTACTGAAGTACTGGGAAATACAATAGAGGAGCTCCACACAAGGACTCAGAGTTCCTgctatttctgtttgtttcctctAGATCAGTGGTTAGCAATATAGGGTTCAGGATCCTTACCCAGGACCCTTCTGATGACAGCTCCATATGAAGAACATAACCCCACAAGGGCTCAAAACTACACAGCATACTGGAGACCACTGcactaaaaaaaatcaaattccAGTACCGACCTAGGTAGAAATTATTAGAGGTGGTACAGGAGCAGGACAGGGTCAAACCTCTTTCAATCTGCCTGAggtgaaggaaggagagaggacgCTACGGATCCTCTTCCACTGGTCATCCTCGGCAATGCTCACAGCATCATACAATGGCCCATTCAGACGGAAGTTCTGTAACACATTTAGGAAACATCTGCAGTTGAGGACAAGAGTTCAGCTACAAAGCAGTTTTCATAATGAGTGACTGAATGTGTTATatagcatatgtgtgtgtgtgcgtactcTGCGGTTAGTGAAGAGACTGTAACACTCCTTTATCAGAACAGTTTTTATCATGGCAGGGTCTGTGATACACAGCACAGGCTGGCGACCATCAAATATGCTAAAGGTGATAAGAAGAGAACATGTGTAAAGGCACATAAAGCAGAGTGTGATATTCACTATAAAGCAGgtttaaagcactttaaatacaaatatcCAGATACTGTATGCATGCAGAAACATATCTAAACATAGTACTGTACAACATGCAGACTTACCCCCATGTTTTCCCATATTTCTTGAAGCACGCTTCATCAAAAGTAGTAAATCCCTAAGTATAAGAATAATTATATGCAGATTATGaactgaacattttaaattcaatccACACTTCATTTAGACATGTTAGAAATCTTATATAGAATACTATATTAATATACGTCACCCATTGACAATAATAACATGTTAAATTTTGAAGGATATTTGAAATAGAACTagaattttaaaacataaataataccTAGAGTATCCAGAGTTTTAGCCATTATTGCTAAAATAAGAACTTTCATAGTCAAAATACAACTGAAACACTTATGAATTAAAAGGTAACTTGTTACATTTTAAGTCTTAAATCAAAAGTTTATATTACTGTTTGGTGTCCCGTTACTTTTGTCTATAAGTCTGTACAGTATCTCgtgttttaaattatatttaccAACCTTTCTATATGCCAGCATAGTGCCAAAAAGAGGGACTGGTTTGGGACCAGGAATGCCCATTCTTTTAAATACTCCATATGGCCAATAGGCATatctgaaaaaagtaaaaataaataaataaataaaatcacaggtAGAAATAATGGATAGATTTTAAATGATCATATATGCACAGATGTTCTTAGACTTACACAAGGATCAGTGTGATGAGGGCAACCAGGAGGGTCCATGTCTCAGCAGAGAAGTAGAAGTTGTAGCCCATTTCTGCacgtttcctcttttctttcagtgGTTATGCAAGTTTCTCTGACGCTCCTAATCACCAGCTTTTATATCCTGGTGCAAAGACCTTTTGCATGCGTAAGGTAAGTGTGTCAGAGTTTAGCCAATGGCAGCTGTGAGGTTAGGTGAATAATTGACAGAGTAGGATTTATAATAATTTGTATTAGATCTGTTAGCTGTGACACTGAAATCTTGTGACTTAAATTGTTTTACTGCAATAgttaagaaataaaacacaaagttaaTCAAAACTGTTTCAAGtaacatttgatattttttagttttgtgtgtaaCCTAACTTATAGTTTGAACGTTCCAAGCTCAAGGTTACAATAATGAACTTCCATTCTTTCATGCCTCACactatatttctttattttaagaTAAAAGAGAAACAGTGTTTAATCAAGAAACACTATGAACTACTactatttaatgtttttgtagctgtaaGTAGgacatgtatgtatgtttgtatgtatttattccCAAATCTGTACTCACAAAAACATGTCTAGGCATATACCTGCATGCGTGCCTGGCAGAAACTCCTTCAACTTTGTTTTCTATCACAGTATTGTGTCATTCCTCACTGGAGGTAAGGGGTTACAGTCTTATGTAACAGTAGGCGGAGAGAGCCCGCCTtctatacagtacatacagtcaCTTTTCAGTGCTAAACAGGGATCACACACTGGTCAAGTACAGCATAGTCAATAGCTTTctactttcttctctttcaaaAAATGGATTCCACTGATCACATTTATCTGTAATCTAAGGCTCAGGGATTAGTTGGAATTGGATGATTTCGATCAGAGTTGTGGCTTCGCTTTCTCACGGTGTCTTATAGACAAAATCTACCCCGGTCCAAAGCCAATGACAGACTGGGCCAAAGTAATCAACCCAGTTCCTTTTAGCTGTAAAGTTTCAGTACTAATTACTGTTCCACGACATGCTGCTTTTTCAAATCGGTATTAAAAAGGTCAGAAATTATCATgggtaaacacatttaaacacgAAAAGACACCTTATTACATAGTTTATGTGCTCAATGACCAAATGACAACACTTGCATGATGTAATGTAATACAATGTGCGTGATGACTCAGGCTGTACTTTGTCATGGTGTTGTATTGCACCACAATTAACGAAGTTGCACAAAGTCTATGTTTTTGGAGTGCTTT
This genomic window from Mastacembelus armatus chromosome 1, fMasArm1.2, whole genome shotgun sequence contains:
- the LOC113127855 gene encoding cytochrome P450 3A40, which gives rise to MGYNFYFSAETWTLLVALITLILVYAYWPYGVFKRMGIPGPKPVPLFGTMLAYRKGFTTFDEACFKKYGKTWGIFDGRQPVLCITDPAMIKTVLIKECYSLFTNRRNFRLNGPLYDAVSIAEDDQWKRIRSVLSPSFTSGRLKEMFDIMKHHSANLISSMKKKADKDEPLELKEFFGPYSMDVVTSTSFSVDIDSLNNPSDPFVTNIKKMLKFDLLNPLFLLVAFFPFLGPILEKLEFSLFPSTVTDFFYTALKKIKSNRETSKQTSRVDFLQLMMDSQKSNEGNQDKGLNDHEILSQAMIFIFAGYETSSSSLCFLAYNLATNPHVMKELQEEIDSTFPNKAPIEYQPLMQMQYLDSVVNESLRLYPIAPRLERVAKATVEINGVVIPKDMVVMVPTWPIHRNPDLWPEPDEFKPERFSKENKANIDPYTYMPFGAGPRNCIGMRFALEIIKLAMVEILQRYSFSVCEETEVPLEMDIQGFIMPKRPIKLKMVPRSLPSS